One part of the Homo sapiens chromosome 19, GRCh38.p14 Primary Assembly genome encodes these proteins:
- the APOE gene encoding apolipoprotein E isoform a precursor (isoform a precursor is encoded by transcript variant 1), translated as MSSGASRKSWDPGNPWPPDWPITGRKMKVLWAALLVTFLAGCQAKVEQAVETEPEPELRQQTEWQSGQRWELALGRFWDYLRWVQTLSEQVQEELLSSQVTQELRALMDETMKELKAYKSELEEQLTPVAEETRARLSKELQAAQARLGADMEDVCGRLVQYRGEVQAMLGQSTEELRVRLASHLRKLRKRLLRDADDLQKRLAVYQAGAREGAERGLSAIRERLGPLVEQGRVRAATVGSLAGQPLQERAQAWGERLRARMEEMGSRTRDRLDEVKEQVAEVRAKLEEQAQQIRLQAEAFQARLKSWFEPLVEDMQRQWAGLVEKVQAAVGTSAAPVPSDNH; from the exons ATGAGCTCAGGGGCCTCTAGAAAGAGCTGGGACCCTGGGAACCCCTGGCCTCCAG ACTGGCCAATCACAGGCAGGAAGATGAAGGTTCTGTGGGCTGCGTTGCTGGTCACATTCCTGGCAG GATGCCAGGCCAAGGTGGAGCAAGCGGTGGAGACAGAGCCGGAGCCCGAGCTGCGCCAGCAGACCGAGTGGCAGAGCGGCCAGCGCTGGGAACTGGCACTGGGTCGCTTTTGGGATTACCTGCGCTGGGTGCAGACACTGTCTGAGCAGGTGCAGGAGGAGCTGCTCAGCTCCCAGGTCACCCAGGAACTGAG GGCGCTGATGGACGAGACCATGAAGGAGTTGAAGGCCTACAAATCGGAACTGGAGGAACAACTGACCCCGGTGGCGGAGGAGACGCGGGCACGGCTGTCCAAGGAGCTGCAGGCGGCGCAGGCCCGGCTGGGCGCGGACATGGAGGACGTGTGCGGCCGCCTGGTGCAGTACCGCGGCGAGGTGCAGGCCATGCTCGGCCAGAGCACCGAGGAGCTGCGGGTGCGCCTCGCCTCCCACCTGCGCAAGCTGCGTAAGCGGCTCCTCCGCGATGCCGATGACCTGCAGAAGCGCCTGGCAGTGTACCAGGCCGGGGCCCGCGAGGGCGCCGAGCGCGGCCTCAGCGCCATCCGCGAGCGCCTGGGGCCCCTGGTGGAACAGGGCCGCGTGCGGGCCGCCACTGTGGGCTCCCTGGCCGGCCAGCCGCTACAGGAGCGGGCCCAGGCCTGGGGCGAGCGGCTGCGCGCGCGGATGGAGGAGATGGGCAGCCGGACCCGCGACCGCCTGGACGAGGTGAAGGAGCAGGTGGCGGAGGTGCGCGCCAAGCTGGAGGAGCAGGCCCAGCAGATACGCCTGCAGGCCGAGGCCTTCCAGGCCCGCCTCAAGAGCTGGTTCGAGCCCCTGGTGGAAGACATGCAGCGCCAGTGGGCCGGGCTGGTGGAGAAGGTGCAGGCTGCCGTGGGCACCAGCGCCGCCCCTGTGCCCAGCGACAATCACTGA
- the APOE gene encoding apolipoprotein E isoform b precursor (isoform b precursor is encoded by transcript variant 5), whose protein sequence is MKVLWAALLVTFLAGCQAKVEQAVETEPEPELRQQTEWQSGQRWELALGRFWDYLRWVQTLSEQVQEELLSSQVTQELRALMDETMKELKAYKSELEEQLTPVAEETRARLSKELQAAQARLGADMEDVCGRLVQYRGEVQAMLGQSTEELRVRLASHLRKLRKRLLRDADDLQKRLAVYQAGAREGAERGLSAIRERLGPLVEQGRVRAATVGSLAGQPLQERAQAWGERLRARMEEMGSRTRDRLDEVKEQVAEVRAKLEEQAQQIRLQAEAFQARLKSWFEPLVEDMQRQWAGLVEKVQAAVGTSAAPVPSDNH, encoded by the exons ATGAAGGTTCTGTGGGCTGCGTTGCTGGTCACATTCCTGGCAG GATGCCAGGCCAAGGTGGAGCAAGCGGTGGAGACAGAGCCGGAGCCCGAGCTGCGCCAGCAGACCGAGTGGCAGAGCGGCCAGCGCTGGGAACTGGCACTGGGTCGCTTTTGGGATTACCTGCGCTGGGTGCAGACACTGTCTGAGCAGGTGCAGGAGGAGCTGCTCAGCTCCCAGGTCACCCAGGAACTGAG GGCGCTGATGGACGAGACCATGAAGGAGTTGAAGGCCTACAAATCGGAACTGGAGGAACAACTGACCCCGGTGGCGGAGGAGACGCGGGCACGGCTGTCCAAGGAGCTGCAGGCGGCGCAGGCCCGGCTGGGCGCGGACATGGAGGACGTGTGCGGCCGCCTGGTGCAGTACCGCGGCGAGGTGCAGGCCATGCTCGGCCAGAGCACCGAGGAGCTGCGGGTGCGCCTCGCCTCCCACCTGCGCAAGCTGCGTAAGCGGCTCCTCCGCGATGCCGATGACCTGCAGAAGCGCCTGGCAGTGTACCAGGCCGGGGCCCGCGAGGGCGCCGAGCGCGGCCTCAGCGCCATCCGCGAGCGCCTGGGGCCCCTGGTGGAACAGGGCCGCGTGCGGGCCGCCACTGTGGGCTCCCTGGCCGGCCAGCCGCTACAGGAGCGGGCCCAGGCCTGGGGCGAGCGGCTGCGCGCGCGGATGGAGGAGATGGGCAGCCGGACCCGCGACCGCCTGGACGAGGTGAAGGAGCAGGTGGCGGAGGTGCGCGCCAAGCTGGAGGAGCAGGCCCAGCAGATACGCCTGCAGGCCGAGGCCTTCCAGGCCCGCCTCAAGAGCTGGTTCGAGCCCCTGGTGGAAGACATGCAGCGCCAGTGGGCCGGGCTGGTGGAGAAGGTGCAGGCTGCCGTGGGCACCAGCGCCGCCCCTGTGCCCAGCGACAATCACTGA